CAGGAGGATTGCTTGAAGACAAACCGGTCTCAACGATCACGACCGGAGAGGTCAGTCTGTACCGGGAAGAATTCGAAGCTGCCCTGCAGGTTGTCTGTGACATCGTATCAAAGAAGGCCCTTATGCCTGTCCTCGGTATGGTCAGGATCGAGGTGACCCAAGAGACCCTCACGATCAGTGCCACAGACCTCGAACTCTCCTATAGAGCGTCAATCCCGGCGATTGCTTCCAATGCTACCGCATTCCTTGTGGATGCCGGTGTGCTCTACAAGGAAGTAAAGGCATTGAACCGTACGGTGGAGGACGTAGCGATCACGGTGAATGCCGATTCCATACAGGTAAATGGCCGTTGCACCCTTTTAGCATCCGTAACCGATGAGTTCCCTGAGATCAAAACTGCAACCGGTTTAGAAACAACGATACCAAATCTCAAAACCGCTCTTGCCTCGGTGCTCCCAGCGGTGAGTACCGATGAAACCCGCTTCATCCTGACCGGGGTCTTCTTCGATATGGCTCATGGCTATCTGGTCAGTACCGATGGGTTTCGTCTCCACCGCGTTCCTATCGACAAGACAGAGGGTATACCCTTCGTCATACCGAGACGGGCGGCAGCCCTCATGCACAAGTACGGAGCTGACACGTTGATCGTTAACGGGAACCAGGTATCATCACCGCTCGTAGGAGGTATCTTTACCACCCGGGTGATTGAAGGGGCGTACCCTGACTATGCTACCGTCTGGCCCGATGTCTCAGGGTACCATAAGGTCCATTTCAAGGTTCAGGAGTTTCTCGAACTGATCCCCGGGATACTGCCTGTGTCCGACAATGCGGCAATCGACATGACGGTAAACGGCAGGATAGACATCAAGGCAGAGAGTGTAAACGGATCTTACAGGTGGCACGTCCCCGCCGAGAGTACCCTCTCGGGTTCATCGAAGACGATCAGGGTGAACTGCCGGTTCCTGGTAGATGCCATCAAGGCATATGCAAACAAAGAAACCATCGACCTTCTCTTCCCGGAGAGCTAAGGAGCCATCGTCATAAACGAGCATGCCCTCATCATGCCTATGAAGCCATAGGAGATCCTTTATGGAGACGTTACCGCTTAGTGACATCTACCCTAATCCGAACCAGCCCAGAAAGGACTTCGATGAAGAGAAGCTTACCGAGCTTGCCCAATCGATCAGAGAGTACGGTGTCTTAGAGCCTATCGTCGTCACCCCTCGGGGGGATAGGTTCATGATAGTCGGTGGAGAGAGGAGGTACCGTGCCTCTCTCCTTGCCGATAGAACCCACATACCCGTCCATGTGATCGAAGCCGATGACGATCTCGTGGAAGAGCTCTCCCTCCTCGAGAACATACAGCGTCAGGACTTAAACATCATCGAGGAGGCAAAGGCATTTGCCTCACTTATCGATCGGGGCTGGTCCAAAGAAGACCTGGCTCTAAAGATGGGATTTAAAAAGATATGGCGCATCGATATGCGCTTAAGCCTCCTGAACCTTGACTCCCAGTTCCAGGCC
This genomic window from Syntrophorhabdaceae bacterium contains:
- a CDS encoding ParB/RepB/Spo0J family partition protein → METLPLSDIYPNPNQPRKDFDEEKLTELAQSIREYGVLEPIVVTPRGDRFMIVGGERRYRASLLADRTHIPVHVIEADDDLVEELSLLENIQRQDLNIIEEAKAFASLIDRGWSKEDLALKMGFKKIWRIDMRLSLLNLDSQFQAMTVKGSLNHNEAYEMSRVSVDKQAVIYRQIAAGKLNTFNKLRAFVEGLIELERQESIFTLQTINEEERESINELESALRAVERFIGTIDKERSRHLKKAVFHSTVTPERLDLIIRHLMRLRKVIHAGSGIKSAAHAA
- a CDS encoding DNA polymerase III subunit beta; this encodes MKTIIIHEGQKNTIQGECKPKEAMEILGLNPKEWKVTARDITDKAATYTIERKDLTLLTGIPIESASSDPEATGGLLEDKPVSTITTGEVSLYREEFEAALQVVCDIVSKKALMPVLGMVRIEVTQETLTISATDLELSYRASIPAIASNATAFLVDAGVLYKEVKALNRTVEDVAITVNADSIQVNGRCTLLASVTDEFPEIKTATGLETTIPNLKTALASVLPAVSTDETRFILTGVFFDMAHGYLVSTDGFRLHRVPIDKTEGIPFVIPRRAAALMHKYGADTLIVNGNQVSSPLVGGIFTTRVIEGAYPDYATVWPDVSGYHKVHFKVQEFLELIPGILPVSDNAAIDMTVNGRIDIKAESVNGSYRWHVPAESTLSGSSKTIRVNCRFLVDAIKAYANKETIDLLFPES